One Polypterus senegalus isolate Bchr_013 chromosome 10, ASM1683550v1, whole genome shotgun sequence DNA segment encodes these proteins:
- the LOC120537437 gene encoding transforming growth factor beta activator LRRC32-like, translating into MSFTAIILWFLLLCLSYAYGNQTSCYKVTNYEISCCHLNLSFIPEQLGHELKKLDLSHNHIRNLNSKTAIYLKSLQELNLAWNYLGESDTNGQLFLQPLTQLRLLDMSFNDLNLDVATEFLQNLSSLQFLYLKGNKIVKLSSHLFQGMPNLCHINLEQNLILEIEEGTFENLKSLAVLNLAINALHCISDFRLPQLQVLNLSQNSIELFVTAEKTDIYQLTTLDLSHNRLLSFPILPQKNILQNLYLQNNQMDVLFTKTVVLERKFLPKGMVNSYMVKDKKYNQNSRNWLGNITHLDLSKNHLSSLPFHILKELVALQHLDLSDNCLLDIISNTTSLEELAYLPSLRSLDLQRNQIRYIPHGFFHLLPKIEVLHLGDNRVKLCGIIDKNDSSVTQEKKRDERCVSFSGIRTLKHLSLQSNNITRLFPNMFHQTPLVTLDLSGNKKLKIAEGALNDLNRSLEVLNLSSNHMTTSELRLPCLPKLQMLDLSNNRINTLPKGIACAALMEADVRNNSLRSLDEWMVAHWSATLQSLWISGNPFNCCSLTWLKVLTEDRNIHLPDLQLVHCLYWHNTTQSANVTNNHSQHCLADASTVGDMLVLILIILLFVALSMTATVYFLSRKKCHKLVEFKSNKVASFQYNQDAKQSHKEPQLDMFVTNN; encoded by the exons ATGAGTTTCACCGCTATCATTCTTTGGTTCCTCTTGCTGTGTCTGTCCTATGCATATGGAAACCAGACCTCCTGCTATAAG GTTACAAATTATGAAATATCTTGTTGCCATCTCAACCTTTCATTTATTCCTGAACAACTGGGACATGAACTTAAAAAATTAGACTTGTCACATAACCACATACGGAACCTCAACAGCAAGACTGCCATATATCTAAAATCCTTGCAGGAACTCAATCTTGCATGGAATTATCTTGGTGAAAGTGACACAAATGGACAACTCTTCTTACAGCCACTGACACAGCTGAGACTGCTTGACATGTCATTTAATGATCTGAATTTGGATGTGGCAACTGAGTTTCTGCAGAACCTGAGCTCACTGCAGTTCCTGTACCTCAAAGGAAACAAGATAGTCAAACTTTCTTCCCACTTGTTCCAAGGAATGCCCAACCTATGCCATATCAACCTAGAGCAAAATCTTATCTTGGAAATTGAAGAGGGAACCTTTGAGAACCTGAAAAGCCTTGCTGTGTTAAATTTAGCTATTAATGCACTGCACtgcatttcagattttaggtTGCCTCAGCTGCAGGTTCTAAACCTTAGCCAAAACTCCATTGAGCTCTTTGTTACAGCTGAGAAAACAGACATATACCAACTGACAACTTTGGACCTTAGCCATAACAGACTGCTTTCATTTCCAATACTTCCACAAAAGAATATTCTACAAAACCTCTACTTACAAAATAATCAGATGGATGTTTTATTTACTAAAACTGTAGTTCTAGAAAGAAAATTTTTACCAAAAGGAATGGTAAATTCGTATATGGTGAAAGACAAGAAGTATAACCAAAACTCCAGAAACTGGCTTGGAAATATAACACATTTGGACTTGAGTAAAAATCATCTTTCATCTCtcccttttcatattttaaaagaacTAGTTGCTCTTCAGCATCTGGACCTTAGTGACAATTGTCTTCTGGATATCATAAGCAATACCACTTCTTTGGAAGAACTGGCATATCTTCCTTCTCTTCGGTCTCTAGACCTTCAGAGAAATCAGATCAGATACATCCCTCATGGTTTCTTTCATCTTCTCCCAAAGATTGAAGTACTACACCTGGGTGACAATAGAGTGAAACTCTGTGGCATCATAGATAAAAACGACAGCTCagtaacacaagaaaaaaaaagggatgaAAGGTGTGTGTCATTTTCAGGCATAAGAACACTAAAGCACTTGAGCTTACAAAGTAACAACATCACAAGACTTTTTCCTAATATGTTCCACCAGACTCCACTGGTTACACTTGACCTCTCTggcaataaaaaattgaaaattgctGAGGGTGCACTGAATGACTTAAACCGGAGTCTGGAAGTACTTAATTTAAGCAGCAATCATATGACCACCAGCGAGTTACGTTTGCCATGTTTACCAAAGTTACAAATGTTAGATCTCTCTAACAACCGGATAAATACATTGCCCAAAGGCATTGCTTGTGCTGCCTTAATGGAAGCAGATGTAAGGAATAATTCTTTGAGAAGTCTGGATGAGTGGATGGTAGCACATTGGTCAGCCACTCTTCAGTCTCTTTGGATTAGTGGAAATCCTTTCAACTGCTGCTCTTTGACTTGGCTGAAAGTTTTGACTGAAGATAGAAACATTCATCTCCCAGATCTTCAGCTTGTTCATTGTCTTTACTGGCACAACACCACACAATCTGCTAATGTGACAAATAATCACTCCCAGCACTGTCTGGCTGATGCCTCTACAGTTGGAGACATGCTGGTGCTGATTCTAATTATATTGCTCTTTGTAGCTCTTTCAATGACAGCTACTGTGTATTTTTTAAGTAGAAAAAAGTGCCACAAACTTGTGGAATTTAAAAGCAACAAAGTGGCATCTTTTCAGTACAACCAGGATGCAAAGCAAAGTCACAAAGAGCCTCAACTTGATATGTTTGTAACTAATAACTGA